The following are encoded together in the Pseudomonas maumuensis genome:
- a CDS encoding lytic polysaccharide monooxygenase, which translates to MKPKYLLHTTFIGLLATAAVPAHAAPIEPMHGAMEVPVARQLACHNAQDYYWPEDGTGIKSPGCKAAYQHVYRKFGNDALQAAYQFNQWHEVSKNVKDFNNIEAVKKAIPDGQLCSAGNVVAADSLSQVKNALDKIVRTLGLDWNGLHLVANDKSGLDQPAAWATQELRKGTDDKVRMRYKIQAVHNPSFWEIYVSKPDYDPAQRALNWDDLELVQKIGNVAPVNGYYELDVDLKKHTGKRVIYSRWQRDDSAGEGFYNCSDVNIVSAK; encoded by the coding sequence GTGAAACCCAAGTACCTGCTTCACACCACTTTCATCGGCCTGCTCGCCACTGCGGCGGTACCTGCCCATGCCGCCCCCATCGAGCCAATGCATGGCGCCATGGAGGTACCCGTGGCACGCCAACTGGCTTGCCACAACGCACAGGACTATTACTGGCCAGAGGATGGCACAGGTATCAAGAGCCCCGGCTGCAAAGCGGCTTACCAGCACGTCTACCGCAAGTTCGGCAACGACGCCCTGCAGGCGGCCTACCAGTTCAACCAGTGGCACGAAGTGTCGAAGAACGTCAAGGACTTCAACAACATCGAAGCAGTCAAGAAGGCTATTCCCGACGGGCAGCTGTGCTCGGCGGGCAATGTCGTGGCGGCGGATTCGCTAAGCCAGGTCAAGAACGCACTCGACAAAATTGTGCGCACGTTGGGATTGGATTGGAACGGGCTGCACCTGGTAGCCAACGACAAGAGCGGTCTGGATCAACCCGCCGCGTGGGCCACTCAGGAACTGCGCAAGGGGACCGACGACAAGGTGCGCATGCGCTACAAGATCCAGGCCGTACATAATCCCAGTTTCTGGGAAATCTATGTGTCCAAGCCAGATTACGACCCCGCGCAACGCGCGCTGAATTGGGACGACCTGGAGCTGGTGCAGAAAATCGGTAACGTCGCCCCCGTGAACGGCTACTACGAGCTGGACGTCGATCTGAAGAAACACACCGGCAAACGTGTCATCTACAGCCGTTGGCAGCGGGATGATTCAGCCGGCGAAGGCTTCTACAACTGCAGCGACGTGAATATCGTCAGCGCTAAATAG
- a CDS encoding carbon starvation CstA family protein: MNNNNSLLRHIPWLALAVIGACALGVVALRRGEAINALWIVVAAVAIYLVAYRYYSLFIATKVMQLDPRRATPAVLNNDGLDYVPTNKHILFGHHFAAIAGAGPLVGPVLAAQMGYLPGTLWLIAGVVLAGAVQDFMVLFLSTRRNGRSLGDMVREEMGRIPGTIALFGCFLIMIIILAVLALIVVKALAESPWGMFTVMATIPIAMFMGIYMRYIRPGRIGEISIVGVVLLLLSIWLGGQIAADPVWGPAFTFTGVQITWMLVGYGFVAAVLPVWLVLAPRDYLSTFLKIGTIVGLAIGILVIAPELKMPALTQFTDGTGPVWKGTLFPFLFITIACGAVSGFHALISSGTTPKLLDNETNARYIGYGGMLMESFVAIMAMVAASVIEPGVYFAMNSPAAVVGADVASVAQTVSSWGFMITPEQLEATARDIGEHTILARAGGAPTLAVGIAQILHQVLPGENTMAFWYHFAILFEALFILTAVDAGTRAGRFMLQDLLGSFVPALKRTESWTANLIGTAGCVALWGYLLYQGVIDPLGGINTLWPLFGISNQMLAGIALMLGTVVLIKMKRQRYVWVTLLPAVWLLICTTTAGLIKLFDPNPAVGFLALAKKYSTALDAGQVLAPAKDIGQMQHVIFNAYTNAGLTVLFLIVVFSVLFFAVKVGLAALGRKERTDKETPFQALPDA, translated from the coding sequence ATGAACAACAATAACAGCCTGCTACGCCATATCCCGTGGCTGGCGCTGGCAGTCATAGGGGCCTGCGCGCTGGGTGTGGTCGCCCTGCGTCGCGGTGAGGCGATCAACGCCTTGTGGATCGTGGTCGCGGCAGTGGCCATCTACCTGGTTGCCTACCGTTACTACAGCCTTTTCATCGCCACCAAGGTGATGCAGCTCGACCCTCGCCGGGCCACGCCCGCGGTACTCAACAACGATGGCCTGGATTACGTCCCGACCAACAAGCACATTCTCTTCGGTCACCACTTCGCCGCCATCGCCGGCGCCGGCCCGCTCGTGGGCCCGGTACTCGCCGCACAGATGGGCTACCTGCCCGGCACGCTGTGGTTGATCGCCGGCGTGGTGTTGGCCGGCGCGGTGCAGGACTTCATGGTCCTGTTCCTCTCCACCCGCCGCAACGGCCGCTCGCTGGGCGACATGGTCCGCGAGGAGATGGGCCGCATCCCCGGCACCATCGCCCTGTTCGGCTGTTTCCTGATCATGATCATCATCCTCGCGGTGCTGGCGCTGATCGTGGTCAAGGCCTTGGCCGAGAGCCCGTGGGGCATGTTCACGGTGATGGCGACCATCCCGATCGCGATGTTCATGGGCATCTACATGCGCTACATCCGCCCGGGCCGCATCGGTGAGATCTCCATCGTCGGCGTGGTCTTGCTGCTGCTGTCGATCTGGCTGGGAGGGCAGATCGCTGCGGATCCGGTGTGGGGGCCGGCGTTCACCTTCACCGGCGTGCAGATCACCTGGATGCTCGTGGGCTACGGTTTCGTCGCCGCCGTGCTGCCGGTATGGCTGGTGCTGGCACCGCGCGACTACCTGTCGACCTTCCTCAAGATCGGTACCATCGTCGGTCTGGCCATCGGTATCCTGGTCATCGCGCCCGAGCTGAAAATGCCGGCGCTCACGCAATTCACCGACGGCACCGGGCCGGTGTGGAAGGGCACCCTGTTCCCGTTCCTGTTCATCACCATCGCCTGCGGCGCGGTGTCCGGCTTCCACGCGCTGATCTCCTCGGGGACCACGCCGAAGCTGCTGGACAACGAAACCAACGCCCGCTACATCGGTTACGGCGGCATGCTGATGGAGTCGTTCGTCGCCATCATGGCCATGGTCGCCGCCTCGGTGATCGAGCCGGGCGTGTACTTCGCCATGAACAGCCCGGCCGCGGTGGTCGGTGCCGACGTCGCCTCGGTGGCGCAGACCGTCAGCAGCTGGGGCTTCATGATCACCCCCGAGCAACTGGAGGCCACCGCCCGCGACATCGGTGAGCACACCATCCTCGCCCGTGCCGGCGGTGCGCCGACCTTGGCGGTCGGTATCGCGCAGATCCTCCACCAGGTGCTGCCAGGTGAGAACACCATGGCGTTCTGGTACCACTTCGCCATTCTGTTCGAGGCGCTGTTCATCCTCACCGCGGTGGACGCCGGTACCCGTGCCGGTCGCTTCATGTTGCAGGATCTGCTGGGCAGCTTCGTTCCGGCCTTGAAGCGTACCGAATCGTGGACCGCCAACCTGATCGGCACGGCCGGCTGCGTGGCCCTGTGGGGCTACCTGCTGTACCAGGGCGTGATCGACCCGTTGGGTGGCATCAACACCCTGTGGCCGCTGTTCGGCATTTCCAACCAGATGCTGGCCGGTATCGCTCTGATGCTGGGCACCGTGGTGCTGATCAAGATGAAACGCCAGCGCTACGTCTGGGTCACCCTGCTGCCAGCCGTGTGGCTGTTGATCTGCACCACCACCGCGGGCCTGATCAAGCTGTTCGACCCTAACCCGGCGGTGGGCTTCCTGGCCCTGGCCAAGAAGTACAGCACCGCGCTGGACGCCGGCCAGGTGCTGGCTCCGGCCAAGGACATCGGCCAGATGCAGCACGTGATCTTCAACGCCTACACCAACGCAGGCCTGACCGTGCTGTTCCTGATTGTGGTGTTCAGCGTGCTGTTCTTCGCCGTCAAGGTTGGCCTCGCCGCCTTGGGCCGCAAGGAGCGCACCGACAAGGAAACCCCGTTCCAGGCTTTGCCTGACGCTTGA
- a CDS encoding YbdD/YjiX family protein — MFNDLGRLGKYLGQAARLMVGMPDYDNYVEHMQTKHPDKPVMSYEAFFRERQEARYGGKSGPKCC; from the coding sequence ATGTTCAACGACCTGGGTCGACTGGGCAAGTACCTGGGGCAGGCCGCCCGCCTGATGGTCGGCATGCCCGACTACGACAACTATGTCGAGCACATGCAGACCAAGCACCCGGACAAGCCGGTGATGAGCTACGAGGCGTTCTTCCGCGAGCGCCAGGAAGCGCGTTATGGTGGCAAGTCCGGGCCCAAGTGCTGTTGA
- the yjiA gene encoding GTPase: protein MQTPIPVTVLTGFLGAGKTTLLKHMLKAEHGLRLAVIENEFSEAGIDSQLLGDEPVQVMTLANGCVCCSIHGDLTRALYLLLERLDAGEIAFDRLVIECTGLADPAPVAQTFFIDEELRERYILDGIITLVDTAHAELHLTQAIAQAQVGFADRLLLSKTDLVEPQVVDALRERLARINGRAAIRVVEHGRIDLAELLDVRGFNLNPDLGISPKPSLRPVLKPATPDRISTLVLRTETPLDIDRLSDFMNELLEQHGKQLLRYKGVLNIAGEDRRLVFQGVLKLYGFDWDTEWKEGEPRESVMVFIADDLPEEKIRAGFEALSQA from the coding sequence GTGCAAACGCCGATTCCCGTTACCGTGCTGACCGGCTTTCTCGGTGCCGGCAAGACCACCCTGCTCAAACATATGCTCAAGGCCGAGCACGGCCTGAGGCTCGCCGTGATCGAGAACGAGTTCAGCGAGGCCGGCATCGACAGCCAACTGCTGGGCGATGAACCGGTGCAGGTCATGACCCTGGCCAACGGCTGTGTGTGCTGCAGCATCCATGGCGACCTGACCCGTGCCCTGTACCTGCTGCTCGAACGCCTGGACGCCGGCGAGATCGCCTTCGACCGCCTGGTGATCGAATGCACGGGCCTCGCCGACCCGGCGCCCGTGGCGCAGACCTTCTTCATCGACGAAGAGCTGCGCGAGCGCTACATCCTCGACGGCATCATCACCCTGGTCGACACCGCCCACGCCGAGCTGCACCTGACCCAGGCCATTGCCCAGGCCCAGGTCGGCTTTGCCGACCGCCTGCTACTGAGCAAGACCGATCTGGTCGAGCCGCAGGTGGTCGACGCTCTGCGCGAGCGCCTGGCGCGCATCAATGGCCGGGCAGCGATCCGCGTGGTCGAACATGGTCGAATCGACCTGGCCGAACTGCTCGATGTGCGCGGCTTCAACCTCAACCCAGACCTGGGCATCAGCCCCAAACCCAGCTTGCGCCCGGTCCTCAAGCCCGCCACCCCGGATCGCATTTCGACGCTGGTGTTGCGCACCGAAACGCCGTTGGATATCGATCGGCTCAGCGACTTCATGAACGAGCTGCTGGAGCAGCACGGCAAACAGCTGCTGCGCTACAAGGGCGTGTTGAATATCGCGGGTGAAGATCGCCGTTTGGTGTTCCAAGGCGTGCTGAAGCTGTACGGCTTCGACTGGGACACCGAGTGGAAGGAAGGCGAGCCGCGGGAGAGTGTGATGGTATTCATCGCCGATGATCTGCCCGAGGAGAAGATTCGGGCCGGTTTCGAAGCTTTGAGCCAGGCCTGA
- the glyA gene encoding serine hydroxymethyltransferase, with the protein MFSRDLTIAKYDAELFEAMQQEALRQEEHIELIASENYTSPAVMEAQGSVLTNKYAEGYPGKRYYGGCEYVDVVEQLAIDRAKELFGADYANVQPHAGSQANAAVYLALLSAGDTILGMSLAHGGHLTHGASVSSSGKLYNAIQYGIDANGLIDYDEVEALALEHKPKMIVAGFSAYSQVLDFPRFREIADKVGAYLFVDMAHVAGLVAAGVYPNPVPFADVVTTTTHKTLRGPRGGLILARANADIEKKLNSAVFPGAQGGPLEHVIAAKAICFKEALQPEFKAYQQQVVKNAQAMASVFIERGFDVVSGGTENHLFLLSLIKQEISGKDADAALGKAFITVNKNSVPNDPRSPFITSGLRFGTPAVTTRGFKEAECRELAGWICDILDDLNNEAVIDAVREKVKAICKKLPVYGN; encoded by the coding sequence ATGTTCAGCCGTGATTTGACCATTGCCAAGTACGACGCCGAGCTCTTCGAAGCCATGCAGCAAGAAGCCCTGCGCCAGGAAGAACATATCGAGCTGATCGCTTCCGAAAACTACACCAGCCCGGCGGTCATGGAGGCCCAGGGTTCGGTTCTGACCAACAAGTACGCCGAAGGCTACCCAGGCAAGCGCTACTACGGTGGTTGCGAGTACGTCGACGTCGTCGAGCAACTGGCCATCGACCGCGCCAAAGAACTGTTCGGCGCCGACTACGCCAACGTCCAGCCGCACGCTGGTTCCCAAGCCAACGCCGCTGTCTACCTGGCCCTGCTGTCGGCCGGTGACACCATCCTGGGCATGAGCCTGGCCCACGGCGGCCACCTGACCCACGGTGCCAGCGTTTCTTCCTCGGGCAAGCTGTACAACGCCATCCAGTACGGCATCGACGCCAACGGCCTGATCGACTACGACGAAGTCGAAGCGCTGGCCCTGGAACACAAGCCGAAGATGATCGTTGCCGGCTTCTCCGCCTACTCGCAAGTGCTGGATTTCCCACGCTTCCGCGAAATCGCCGACAAGGTCGGTGCCTACCTGTTCGTCGACATGGCCCACGTGGCCGGTCTGGTCGCCGCTGGCGTGTACCCGAACCCTGTGCCGTTCGCCGACGTGGTCACCACCACCACCCACAAGACCCTGCGCGGTCCACGTGGCGGCCTGATCCTGGCCCGTGCCAACGCCGACATCGAGAAGAAGCTGAACTCCGCGGTCTTCCCGGGCGCCCAGGGCGGCCCGCTGGAGCATGTCATCGCCGCCAAGGCGATCTGCTTCAAGGAAGCCCTGCAGCCTGAGTTCAAGGCCTACCAGCAGCAGGTCGTGAAAAACGCCCAGGCCATGGCCAGCGTGTTCATCGAGCGTGGCTTCGACGTCGTCTCCGGCGGCACCGAGAACCACCTGTTCCTGCTGTCGCTGATCAAGCAGGAAATCTCCGGTAAGGACGCCGATGCCGCCCTGGGCAAGGCCTTCATCACCGTCAACAAGAACTCGGTACCGAACGACCCACGTTCGCCGTTCATCACTTCGGGCCTGCGTTTCGGCACCCCAGCCGTCACCACCCGTGGCTTCAAGGAAGCCGAGTGCCGCGAACTGGCCGGCTGGATCTGCGACATCCTGGACGACCTGAACAACGAAGCGGTGATCGACGCCGTGCGTGAGAAGGTCAAGGCCATCTGCAAGAAGCTGCCGGTGTACGGCAACTGA
- the ettA gene encoding energy-dependent translational throttle protein EttA, with product MAQYVYTMHRLSKVVPPKREILKNISLSFFPGAKIGVLGLNGAGKSTLLRIMAGVDKEFDGEARPMPDINVGYLPQEPQLDPSKTVREVVEEAVSVIKDAQARLDEVYAAYADPDADFDKLAAEQAKLEAILQAADGHNLERQLDVAADALRLPAWEAKIEHLSGGEKRRVALCRLLLSAPDMLLLDEPTNHLDADSVAWLERFLHDFPGTVVAITHDRYFLDNVAGWILELDRGAGIPYEGNYSGWLEAKSDRLAQESKQQSAHEKAMKEELEWVRKGAKARQSKSKARLQRFEEMQSQEFQKRSETNEIYIPAGPRLGDKVIEFKNVTKGYGDRVLIDNLSFAMPKGAIVGVIGGNGAGKSTLFRMLMGKEQPDSGSIEIGETVQLACVDQSREDLDGSKTVFQQISDGSDQIRIGSYEIPSRTYVGRFNFKGGDQQKFVKDLSGGERGRLHLALTLKEGGNVLLLDEPSNDLDVETLRSLEEALLDFPGAAIVISHDRWFLDRVATHILAYEDDSSVVFFEGNYTEYEADRKKRLGDAAAQPHRVRHKKLAQ from the coding sequence TTGGCTCAATACGTCTACACCATGCATCGGCTGAGCAAGGTCGTGCCGCCGAAGCGGGAAATTCTCAAGAATATTTCCCTGTCGTTCTTCCCAGGTGCCAAGATCGGCGTGCTGGGCCTGAACGGCGCGGGTAAGTCGACCCTGCTGCGGATCATGGCGGGCGTCGACAAGGAATTCGACGGCGAAGCCCGTCCGATGCCCGACATCAACGTCGGCTACCTGCCCCAGGAGCCGCAGCTGGACCCAAGCAAGACCGTGCGTGAAGTGGTCGAGGAAGCGGTCAGCGTGATCAAGGACGCCCAGGCCCGCCTGGACGAGGTCTACGCCGCCTACGCCGACCCGGATGCCGACTTCGACAAGCTGGCCGCCGAACAGGCCAAGCTCGAGGCCATCCTGCAGGCCGCCGACGGCCACAACCTCGAGCGCCAGCTGGACGTCGCCGCCGACGCCCTGCGCCTGCCGGCCTGGGAGGCGAAGATCGAGCACCTGTCCGGTGGCGAGAAACGCCGCGTGGCCCTGTGCCGCCTGCTGCTGTCGGCCCCCGACATGCTGCTGCTCGACGAACCGACCAACCACCTGGACGCCGACTCGGTAGCCTGGCTGGAGCGCTTCCTGCACGACTTCCCCGGCACTGTGGTGGCAATCACCCACGACCGTTACTTCCTCGACAACGTCGCCGGCTGGATCCTCGAGCTGGACCGCGGCGCCGGCATCCCGTACGAAGGCAACTACTCGGGCTGGCTGGAAGCCAAGTCGGATCGTCTGGCGCAGGAATCCAAGCAGCAGAGCGCCCACGAGAAGGCCATGAAAGAGGAACTGGAGTGGGTGCGCAAAGGCGCCAAGGCCCGCCAGTCCAAGTCCAAGGCCCGTCTGCAGCGCTTCGAAGAGATGCAGTCGCAGGAATTCCAGAAGCGCAGCGAGACCAACGAGATCTACATCCCGGCCGGCCCGCGCCTGGGCGACAAGGTCATCGAGTTCAAGAACGTCACCAAGGGTTATGGCGATCGCGTGCTGATCGACAACCTGTCGTTCGCCATGCCCAAGGGCGCCATCGTCGGCGTGATCGGTGGTAACGGTGCCGGTAAATCGACCCTGTTCCGCATGCTGATGGGCAAGGAGCAGCCGGACTCGGGCAGCATCGAGATCGGCGAAACCGTGCAGTTGGCCTGCGTCGACCAGAGCCGCGAAGACCTGGACGGCAGCAAGACCGTGTTCCAGCAGATCTCCGACGGCTCCGACCAGATCCGCATCGGCAGCTACGAGATCCCGTCGCGCACCTACGTCGGCCGCTTCAACTTCAAGGGCGGCGACCAGCAGAAGTTCGTCAAGGACCTCTCCGGTGGTGAGCGTGGCCGCCTGCACCTGGCCCTGACCCTGAAGGAGGGCGGCAACGTCCTGCTGCTCGACGAACCGTCCAACGACCTCGACGTCGAAACCCTGCGTTCGCTGGAGGAAGCCCTGCTGGACTTCCCGGGCGCCGCCATCGTGATTTCCCACGACCGTTGGTTCCTGGACCGTGTGGCCACTCACATCCTGGCGTACGAAGACGACTCCAGCGTGGTGTTCTTCGAAGGCAACTACACCGAGTACGAAGCCGATCGCAAGAAGCGCCTGGGCGACGCCGCTGCCCAGCCGCACCGCGTGCGTCACAAGAAACTGGCCCAGTAA